DNA sequence from the Candidatus Limnocylindrales bacterium genome:
GCCTTCACCTCAATCTGAAGGTCTACCGTGCCGAGATCTCGGCGGCCTGGCAGGAGGCGCGCCACGGCAAGCTCTGGGAGCAGGGGGTCGAAGGCATCGAGCAGTACAACCGCATGAACAAGGTCGAGCCGATGCAGCGCGCCCTCGACGACCTCGGCGCCAAGGGCTGGATCGTCGGCCTTCGCCGCAGCCAGTCCAGCACGCGCAAGAACCTGAGCGTGCTCGGCGTGCAGAACGGCTACCTCAAGGTCCATCCGATCGTCGACTGGAACGACAAGCGCGTGTTCGACTACATGCAGGAGTACGACCTGCCCTATCATCCGCTGTGGGAGCAGGGGTACATCTCGATCGGCGACACGCATACGTCGCATCGGCTGGTGGATGGCGTGACGGAAGAGGAGACGCGGTTTTTCGGGTTGAAGCGCGAGTGTGGTCTCCACGAACCTTTCAAGAAGGACGGCGACAAGTAGACGCGGGCGCTGCGAGGCGTTACTCGAACTTGCCGTGTCTTCCGGCGCCTTGGGCGAAGCGGGTGGCGCCGTGCACGGTCTCGCCGCTCAGGATCACTTCGCGGCCTCGCAGCGTCTCGTTGCGCATCGCGTTCTCGTAGCTGAGGTCCCATTGCTCGTAGGCGCTGATGCGGTCGCTGCGCATGCAGCGTTCGGGGAAGGCGGCGATCTGCCGCGCGAGGGCTTCGGCCTCCGGGCGGGCCTGGCCATCTTCGACGACGCGGTCGGCGAGGCCGATCCGCAGCGCTTCCTCGGCGCCCACGGGGCGGCCGGTCAGGATCATGTCGAGGGCGCGGCCGTGGCCGATCAGACGCGGGAGGCGCACGGTGCCGCCATCGATCAGCGGGACGCCCCAGCGCCGGCAGAACACGCCGAAGACGGCGCTGCGCTCGGCAACGCGAAGATCGCACCAGATCGCCAGCTCCAGGCCCCCGGCGACCGCGTATCCGGACACGGCGGCGATGACCGGCTTGGTCAGGCGCATGCGGGTCGGGCCCATGGGACCGTCGCCTTCGATCCGGATCAGGTTGCCCTTGCCCTCGGAGACGCCCTTGAGGTCGGCCCCGGCGCAGAAGGTCCCGCCATCGCCGAACAGCACGGCCACTTTGGCCGACTCGTCCTCCTCGAAGGCACGGAAGGCCTGCGCAAGGGCGGCGGCAGTGTCGCGGTCGACCGCATTGCGGCGATCGGGGCGGAAAACAATGACCGTATGGATGCCTTCTTGAACTTCGACCCTTACAGACATCGCCGACCTCCGTGTAGAATGACCGCCGGCATTATCGCCATGGGGGGCCCAGTTTCCACGTAAGCAGCCCACTTTTGCGCTTGCGTCGTCGGGCAAACCGAAGAAGATCAGCGTCTGTGGCCCGATTCCTTGGGCCGGCAAGGAGAATGCGCACCATGCACCGACCCATTCCGAGGGCTCTAGCCACCATCCTTCTGCTCACCGCAGCGGGTTGCGCCCTGCCCGAGGTGAGGCCGTTGGTTTCCGGGCCCACGCCCGGACCTTCGCCCTACGGGCCATGGTACGAGCAGCACTGGCAGGTCAACGCCGTCATGATCGAGCCGGCCGATGCCGACGCTCTGGCGGCCGCCGAGGAAGCGGCGGCCGAAGATGCGGTGGTCGAGGAAGGCTACGCCGACACGGACGCTGCCGACACGGATGCCTACGCGGACGGCGGTGTGGGATCGGAAGATGCGGTCATTCCGCCCGACGACAACTACGAGCCGCTTCCGCCCTCCGAGCCCGGCGCGGCCAATCCGGCCGAGCCGCTCGACTCCTCGCTCGATGCGGCGCCGGCGCCGCCGCGGCGTCCTGCAGGCCCGGCGCGCACCGGCGATCCGGTTCGCTACTGAGCTTCCCGGCCAGGCGCCCTCCGCAGCGACTGCGGACGGCGCCTGGCCTTTTTGCATCGCCGGAGCATCCGGCGCTCTGCTCGCTCGAATACGCAGCTTCTGTTCTAGTCCATCGACACCGATATCGCCGAGCCTTTCGCGGGCTGGCAGGAGGACGAAACTGGTGAAGCTCATCTTCGCGCGGCGTCTGGTCTGCGCAGCAATGGTCGTTTCCTGCATGCTCACCGCTCCGGTGCAGGCGCAGCAGGCGCAGCTCGGACACGGAGCACGTTCCAAGGCCGCCGACGGCACCACCGTCATCTACGACAAGGTCCGCGGCGTTCACGTCGTTCCCGATCAGCAGAACACCTTCTACAGCGGCGACCGCTTCTACCGGCACATCGAAGGGATCTGGATGACGGCGGCCGCCAGCAAGGGGCCGTGGGATCTGGCTTCGCCAGTCGATGTCCCGCTGTCGCTGCGCGATGCATACCTGCCGCCGAAGAAGAAGGTCACGGCCAAGCTGCCCAACGGCATCGAAGCCGTCTACCAGCCCGAGCTCAAGGTGTTCGCCGTGCCCACGCAGGCCGGCGTTTATATCCACGACGGCCGTTACTACCGCTACGCCGACGGCGTCTGGCTGACCAGCGTCAAGATCGAGGGGCCATGGGAGCTGGCGGCGACGAAGAAGCTGCCCGGGCCGCTCAAGCATCGGGTCAAGCCGCCGGCAGCCGGGACCAAGGTGACGCTGCCTTCGGGCACCGTCGTCGAATACGACGCCGACCTGCTGATGTTCCGCGTCGTCGGACAGAACGAGGTGTTCCTGAGCGACGGGATGTTCATCACGCGCCGTGACGGAAAGTGGATGTCGGCTTCCGCGCCCGATGGAAACTACCTCGAGATGCACGCCCAGCGCGTTCCCGCCGCACTGAAAGCGCACTACAAGAAGACCGAACCCCGTCCTGCCGCGGCCAAGAAGCCGCCTGCGAAGAAACCCACGACCAAGGAAGAGCGCGAGGCGCTGCGCGTGGAGCGCGACAGGATCCGCGCCGAGCGCGACAAGCTTCGTGCGGAGCGCGAAGCGCAGCGGCGCGCGTCGCGGTCGCAAGCCACTGCGAAGGTGCGTGGCGCCGGCGGTGCCGAGAAGAAGCCCAAGCACGGGCCGGGCGCAGCAGCAGCAGCCAAGGCCGACAGGAAAGCGGACGCAGCAGCAGCCAAGGCCGAGAGGAAGGCGGGCGCAGCAGCAGCCAAGGCCGACAAAGCGGACGCCGCAGCAGCCAAGGCCGGCAAGGACAAGGCTGCCGCGGCAGCAGCAGCGGGCCAGGCACCGGCAGCCGATGCGCCTGCACCGGCCGTTACGCCGCCGCCCGCCACTCCGCCTCCGGCGGCGGCACCGGCGTCCGGTGCGCAAGAGAAGCCGGCGCAGCCCTAGCGGCCGCCGAGCCGGCGCGGAAATCATGAACTGTCGTCGTGGCGACGTGCGCTCGCCACGAGGCGCGGGGCTCAGCTCCTGCGCGGCAACCGTGTTTCCAGGTAGCGGCGCATCGCCGCCGTCGACTCCGCATCGGCGGCCGCGCCGAGCAGCGCATCGCCGTCGGCGAAGCTGGTGATGCCGGCGCTCATCGCCTGCACCACTGCATTGACGTGCTCCTTGGTGATGACCACCGGCACGGAGGGCTTGGCGGCGACCTCCTCGGCCAGCATGCGCGCTTCCTCTTCGACCCGCGCTGCCGGCACGACGCGATTGACGAAGCCCATCGCCTTTGCCTCCTGCGCGCTGAAGCGGCGGCAGGTGAGGACCAGCTCCTTGGTCATGGCCGGACCGATCTCGCGCACCAGGCGCGGGATGCCTCCCCACGCCAGCGGAATGCCGATGTCGACTTCCGGAATGAACATCACGGTGTCCTCGGCGACCACGCGCATGTCGCATGCCGCCATCAGCACGATGCCGCCACCGACGCTGTGGCCATGCACCTGCGCGATGGTGGTGGCGCGCATGCGCTCGACCGCGTCGGCCATGCGCAGGCCGTACTGCCCGACCTCGCGTCGATAGAGCCAGGTGTTGCCGGAGCCGGGCATGCCGGGCAGCAGCGGCGGATCGCGCAGATCCGCGCCCGCGCAGAACGACCGTCCCTGCCCGCGGACGATGACGGCGCGTACCTCGCGCTGCTCGTCGAACCAGCGCGCCGCGCGAGCCAGTTCCTGCAGCATCGTGGCACCCATGGCATTGAGCCGGTCGGGGCGCGCCAGCGTCAGGCGTCCGACCGCGCCGCGTGCTTCGACGATGATGGTTTCGAACGTAGGAACCTCGGCAGCTTCGCTCATGCGCCGCTCCTAGCGCGGACGCTGGACGGGCTCCAAAACCACCTCTCCTTGGCTGCCGGGGTGCCGGTCGCTACAAGGGCCGGCACATCGTGGCTTCCCGCTCCAAGACCTCTGCCGTCACCGGCCGGCGCGCGTCGACGGCTGCGCGCGTGGCGCTGGCGCTGCACGGCGGCGCCGGCGACGGCGATCCGGCCGCCATCGACGAAGCCGTCGAAGGAGCGCGACGGCTGGCGCTCGCCGAGGTGCTGGCTCGCGGCCGCGCGCTGCTTCACCGGGGCGTCGATGCGGTCTCGGTGGTCGAGACGTGCGTGGCCGCACTGGAGGACTTCGAAGGTTTCAACGCCGGGCGCGGCTCGGTGCTCACGACCGAAGGAACCGTGGAGATGGACGCCGCGATCGCCGACGGCGCCTCGCTGCGGGTCGGCGCCGTCGCGGCCGTGCGGACGCTGCGCAATCCGATCAGGGCCGCGCGCATGGTCCTGGATCAGAGCCGCCACGTGCTGCTGGTGGGCGAGGGCGCCGAGCGTTTCTGCCGCAGCGCCGGAGCCGAGACGGCGCCGCCGGAGTATTTCCTGGTCGCGCGTCCGGCTCGTGGCAGCAAGTCGGGAAACAAGGCACGCATGAAATCGGCAGCGGGCAAGATGGGCACGGTCGGCGCCGTGGCGCGCGATCGCAGCGGCCATCTCGCAGCCGCCACCTCCACCGGCGGCATCTCGCGCAAGCTTCCGGGCCGCGTCGGTGATTCGCCGGTCCCGGGCGCCGGCGTCTTCGCCGACGATGCCACCTGCGCCGTCTCGGCCACCGGCGACGGCGAAGCGATCCTGTGCGCGCAGGTCGCCCACGAGATCGACGCGATGCTGCGCCTGACCGACAGCTCTTTGCCGGTGGCCTGCGCCGCCGCGATGAAGCGTCTGGTGCGAGCGGGCGGCCGTGGCGGTGTGATCGCGGTCGACAGCACGGGCGCGGTCACCTGCCGCTACAGCGCACGCTTTCTTTACCGCGCATGGTTTTCGGGTGAAGGAGCCATGCGCGTGGCCGTCACATAGGCCATGGCGCCCGAAAGGGTCGGGCAGCGCTTCGAAGGAAGCGGCTTCCCGGCTGAAGCTTCTCCGGCTGGCGAGGGACATGCAGAGAACCACGACCGCCAAGCATGGCCCCAGCGCCTGGTCCCGCTTCTGGGGCGCCGCAGCCGCGTGCGCTTTCTGGCTGTCTCTGGGCGCCGCCTTGTACGAAGCGGCGGTTCTTGCGCCGCAGTGGGTGAGCTCGGCCGCCGACCTGCGGGCATGGAACCAGAGCGGCGTCCGTCCGGAGCCGGCGCGGCTGATGACGCCGCTGGCGGCGCTCGCGGTGGGAGCGACGCTGCTGGCGTGGCTTTCGAGCCTGGGCATTCGAAGCAGCCGGCGCTGGTGGCTGACGCTGGCGTTGGCGTGCGCGTCTGGTCTGGCATGGGCCGTCGTCATGGGGCTGATCCCCGCCGAACGCGGGCTTCGCGGCGCGTCCCTCACCGACGCGCAGATCGCCGAGCTGACCAACGAGTGGGTGCGATGGAGCGCGGCTCGCCTGCTCGTGCTGCTGCTCGGCGCTTACGCGGCGTACCGCGGACACGTGGCCCGCATCTTCGGCGCGGCCGTCACCATCACCGAAGCTCGCGACATGCGTCGCGGAGCCTCGAGGGACTTCGTTTTGAGCGACGAGGATCCCGACGCCATCACTCTCGGCGACGACTAGAAGCCTCCGCTCGATACCATTCCGCTCATCGCAGCGGCGGCCAGGCCGCCTCATGCTGCATCGGCATGCGTCTCGAAGCCAAAAAATAGGGGTTTGCACAGCCCGTCGCATTGACTACAGGCTTTTTTTTGCTGCAAGATGCACGCCTCGCGGAGCGTATTCCCGAGAAAAGCTCAAAAATCACCGGAAAATACGCTGGTTCCGCGAAAATGCGGGCCGTCACGCCCGGGAGAAGGAGTAAGGAGGCATGGCAAAGAAATCTGCACCGATCGCGGCTACGCAAACGAAGAGCCAGCTCATGGGCTCGATTGCGGAAGCCACCGGTTTGTCGAAGCGGCAGGTGGCGAGCGTGATCGAGGCCCTGGGCGATCACATCATCCGTCATCTCAAGCCCAAGGGCGCCGGCAAGTTCACCTTGCCCGGGCTGGCCAAGTTCACTGCCGTGAACAAGCCGGCCCGCAAGGCGCGCAAGGGCAAGAATCCGTTCACCGGCGAAGAGATCATGATCAAGGCCAAGCCGGCCTCGCGCGGAATCCGCATCCGTCCGCTCAAGGCCCTCAAGGACCAGATCTGAGACCTTCGGTTTGATTCTCTGCGGCGCAGCGTGGAAGAGGGGCCCCGGCGCCCTCTTCCACGCGCGGCGCAGGTGCGAGACTCTGCAGTGTTCCATCGGACCGACGACCTACGCATTGCAGGGCTCCGACCTCTCATCGCTCCCGCAATCCTGATCGAAGAGCTGCCGCTTTCGGAGCAGGCCTCCACCGTCATCGCCGACGCCCGCGAGCAGGCCACGCGCATCGTGCTCGGCCAGGACGACCGCCTGCTGGTGGTCGCCGGCCCCTGCTCGATCCACGATCCGGCCGCGGCGCTCGATTATGCGCGCCGCCTCCTGGCCGTGCGCCAGAAGCTCGCCGGCGAGCTGTGCATCTTCATGCGCGTCTACTTCGAGAAGCCGCGCACGACGGTGGGATGGAAGGGGCTGATCAACGATCCCGACCTGGACGGCAGCTTCCAGATCAACCGCGGCCTTCGCGTGGCGCGCCGCGTGCTGCTCGACCTCGCCGAGCTCGGCATGCCGGCCGGCTCCGAGTTCCTCGACACCATCAGCCCGCAGTTCATCGCCGACCTGATCTCCTGGGGCGCGATCGGCGCGCGTACCACCGAAAGCCAGGTCCACCGCGAGCTGGCCTCGGGCCTGTCCGTGCCGGTCGGGTTCAAGAACGGCACCGACGGCAACATCCAGATCTGTATCGACGCGATCCGCGCCGCGCGCAATCCGCACCACTTCCTGTCGGTGACCAAGCAGGGCATCTCGGCCATCGTCACCACGCGCGGCAACGACGCATGCCACGTCATCCTGCGAGGCTCGAGCAGCGGCCCCAATTACGACGCCGAAAGCATCGCCGCGGTGGCCACCAGGCTGCGCGAGCAGAGCCTGCCCGACGGCGTCATGATCGACTGCAGCCACGGCAACAGCCGCAAGGACTACAACCGCCAGTGCGAGGTCGCCTCGGCTGTCGCGCGCCAGGTTGCCGATGGATCGACGTCGA
Encoded proteins:
- a CDS encoding phosphoadenylyl-sulfate reductase, whose protein sequence is MSQAAGTTVEFDFDVEGLDLDGLNAVLERKSAEERIAWALDELKPHIILSSSFGAQAAVCLHMCTLQWPEIPVVVTDTGYLFPETYQFIDELTERLHLNLKVYRAEISAAWQEARHGKLWEQGVEGIEQYNRMNKVEPMQRALDDLGAKGWIVGLRRSQSSTRKNLSVLGVQNGYLKVHPIVDWNDKRVFDYMQEYDLPYHPLWEQGYISIGDTHTSHRLVDGVTEEETRFFGLKRECGLHEPFKKDGDK
- a CDS encoding crotonase/enoyl-CoA hydratase family protein, producing the protein MPAQGIGPQTLIFFGLPDDASAKVGCLRGNWAPHGDNAGGHSTRRSAMSVRVEVQEGIHTVIVFRPDRRNAVDRDTAAALAQAFRAFEEDESAKVAVLFGDGGTFCAGADLKGVSEGKGNLIRIEGDGPMGPTRMRLTKPVIAAVSGYAVAGGLELAIWCDLRVAERSAVFGVFCRRWGVPLIDGGTVRLPRLIGHGRALDMILTGRPVGAEEALRIGLADRVVEDGQARPEAEALARQIAAFPERCMRSDRISAYEQWDLSYENAMRNETLRGREVILSGETVHGATRFAQGAGRHGKFE
- a CDS encoding enoyl-CoA hydratase/isomerase family protein, producing the protein MSEAAEVPTFETIIVEARGAVGRLTLARPDRLNAMGATMLQELARAARWFDEQREVRAVIVRGQGRSFCAGADLRDPPLLPGMPGSGNTWLYRREVGQYGLRMADAVERMRATTIAQVHGHSVGGGIVLMAACDMRVVAEDTVMFIPEVDIGIPLAWGGIPRLVREIGPAMTKELVLTCRRFSAQEAKAMGFVNRVVPAARVEEEARMLAEEVAAKPSVPVVITKEHVNAVVQAMSAGITSFADGDALLGAAADAESTAAMRRYLETRLPRRS
- a CDS encoding isoaspartyl peptidase/L-asparaginase, whose translation is MASRSKTSAVTGRRASTAARVALALHGGAGDGDPAAIDEAVEGARRLALAEVLARGRALLHRGVDAVSVVETCVAALEDFEGFNAGRGSVLTTEGTVEMDAAIADGASLRVGAVAAVRTLRNPIRAARMVLDQSRHVLLVGEGAERFCRSAGAETAPPEYFLVARPARGSKSGNKARMKSAAGKMGTVGAVARDRSGHLAAATSTGGISRKLPGRVGDSPVPGAGVFADDATCAVSATGDGEAILCAQVAHEIDAMLRLTDSSLPVACAAAMKRLVRAGGRGGVIAVDSTGAVTCRYSARFLYRAWFSGEGAMRVAVT
- a CDS encoding HU family DNA-binding protein, which encodes MAKKSAPIAATQTKSQLMGSIAEATGLSKRQVASVIEALGDHIIRHLKPKGAGKFTLPGLAKFTAVNKPARKARKGKNPFTGEEIMIKAKPASRGIRIRPLKALKDQI
- a CDS encoding 3-deoxy-7-phosphoheptulonate synthase, with translation MFHRTDDLRIAGLRPLIAPAILIEELPLSEQASTVIADAREQATRIVLGQDDRLLVVAGPCSIHDPAAALDYARRLLAVRQKLAGELCIFMRVYFEKPRTTVGWKGLINDPDLDGSFQINRGLRVARRVLLDLAELGMPAGSEFLDTISPQFIADLISWGAIGARTTESQVHRELASGLSVPVGFKNGTDGNIQICIDAIRAARNPHHFLSVTKQGISAIVTTRGNDACHVILRGSSSGPNYDAESIAAVATRLREQSLPDGVMIDCSHGNSRKDYNRQCEVASAVARQVADGSTSITGVMLESHLVEGRQDLVPGKPLTYGQSITDACISWDKTVPVLEELAEAVRTRRARRY